One Cucurbita pepo subsp. pepo cultivar mu-cu-16 chromosome LG11, ASM280686v2, whole genome shotgun sequence DNA window includes the following coding sequences:
- the LOC111805231 gene encoding trihelix transcription factor GT-1-like isoform X1, with protein MYLSDKPRPIDIYKEEASRDMMIEVASNADHHIQPHQPQPTHQQHQMMLGDSSGEDHEVKAPKKRAETWVQDETRSLIALRREMDGLFNTSKSNKHLWEQISAKMRERGFDRSPTMCTDKWRNLLKEFKKAKHQDRGSGSAKMSYYKEIEEILKERSKSTQYKSPTPPKIDSYIQFSDKGIEDNGLTFGPVEGGRPSLNLERQLDHDGHPLAITAADAVAATGIPPWNWREAPGNDGESQAFGGRVISVKWGDYTRRIGIDGTSEAIKEAIKSAFRLRTKRAFWLEDEDQVVRSLDRDMPLGNYTLHLDEVELLISGLAVKICLYDESDHLPVHTEEKIFYIEEDYRDFLTRRGWTCLREFDGYRNIDTMDDLRPGAIYRGIS; from the exons ATGTACTTGTCTGATAAGCCTCGCCCAATCGATATTTACAAGGAAGAAGCTAGCAGAGATATGATGATCGAGGTCGCCTCCAATGCCGACCACCATATTCAACCTCATCAGCCACAGCCGACTCATCAGCAGCACCAAATGATGCTCGGCGATAGCAGTGGTGAGGATCATGAAGTCAAGGCTCCGAAGAAGCGGGCGGAGACCTGGGTTCAGGATGAGACTCGAAGCTTAATTGCCCTACGCCGGGAGATGGATGGTTTGTTCAATACCTCGAAATCCAACAAGCATTTGTGGGAGCAGATATCGGCTAAGATGAGGGAAAGGGGCTTTGATCGCTCTCCGACTATGTGTACTGACAAATGGAGGAACTTGCTCAAGGAGTTCAAGAAGGCAAAGCACCAGGATAGGGGAAGTGGCTCTGCTAAGATGTCGTATTACAAGgagattgaagaaattttgaaggaGAGAAGCAAAAGTACGCAGTACAAGAGCCCCACGCCACCCAAGATTGATTCATATATTCAATTCTCGGACAAAG GAATAGAGGATAATGGTCTAACTTTCGGACCCGTTGAAG GTGGCAGGCCTTCACTCAATCTTGAAAGACAGCTAGATCATGATGGACATCCCCTTGCCATCACAGCAGCTGATGCAGTTGCTGCAACGGGCATTCCACCTTGGAATTGGAGAGAGGCACCCGGAAATG ATGGGGAGAGTCAGGCATTTGGCGGGAGAGTAATATCAGTCAAGTGGGGGGACTACACAAGAAGAATCGGTATTGATGGCACCTCAGAGGCCATCAAAGAGGCAATCAAATCTGCATTCAGGTTGAGAACTAAACGTGCATTTTGGTTAGAGGATGAGGACCAGGTTGTCAGAAGTCTGGACAGGGACATGCCTTTAGGAAACTACACTCTTCACCTTGATGAAG TTGAACTTCTAATTTCAGGGTTGGCTGTGAAAATCTGCCTCTATGATGAATCTGATCACTTACCGGTACATAccgaagaaaaaatattttacattgAAGAAGATTACCGAGATTTTTTAACTCGTCGGGGCTGGACATGTCTTCGGGAGTTTGATGGGTACAGAAACATCGATACTATGGATGATCTTCGTCCTGGTGCAATATACCGCGGTATAAGTTGA
- the LOC111805231 gene encoding trihelix transcription factor GT-1-like isoform X3, protein MYLSDKPRPIDIYKEEASRDMMIEVASNADHHIQPHQPQPTHQQHQMMLGDSSGEDHEVKAPKKRAETWVQDETRSLIALRREMDGLFNTSKSNKHLWEQISAKMRERGFDRSPTMCTDKWRNLLKEFKKAKHQDRGSGSAKMSYYKEIEEILKERSKSTQYKSPTPPKIDSYIQFSDKGGRPSLNLERQLDHDGHPLAITAADAVAATGIPPWNWREAPGNDGESQAFGGRVISVKWGDYTRRIGIDGTSEAIKEAIKSAFRLRTKRAFWLEDEDQVVRSLDRDMPLGNYTLHLDEVELLISGLAVKICLYDESDHLPVHTEEKIFYIEEDYRDFLTRRGWTCLREFDGYRNIDTMDDLRPGAIYRGIS, encoded by the exons ATGTACTTGTCTGATAAGCCTCGCCCAATCGATATTTACAAGGAAGAAGCTAGCAGAGATATGATGATCGAGGTCGCCTCCAATGCCGACCACCATATTCAACCTCATCAGCCACAGCCGACTCATCAGCAGCACCAAATGATGCTCGGCGATAGCAGTGGTGAGGATCATGAAGTCAAGGCTCCGAAGAAGCGGGCGGAGACCTGGGTTCAGGATGAGACTCGAAGCTTAATTGCCCTACGCCGGGAGATGGATGGTTTGTTCAATACCTCGAAATCCAACAAGCATTTGTGGGAGCAGATATCGGCTAAGATGAGGGAAAGGGGCTTTGATCGCTCTCCGACTATGTGTACTGACAAATGGAGGAACTTGCTCAAGGAGTTCAAGAAGGCAAAGCACCAGGATAGGGGAAGTGGCTCTGCTAAGATGTCGTATTACAAGgagattgaagaaattttgaaggaGAGAAGCAAAAGTACGCAGTACAAGAGCCCCACGCCACCCAAGATTGATTCATATATTCAATTCTCGGACAAAG GTGGCAGGCCTTCACTCAATCTTGAAAGACAGCTAGATCATGATGGACATCCCCTTGCCATCACAGCAGCTGATGCAGTTGCTGCAACGGGCATTCCACCTTGGAATTGGAGAGAGGCACCCGGAAATG ATGGGGAGAGTCAGGCATTTGGCGGGAGAGTAATATCAGTCAAGTGGGGGGACTACACAAGAAGAATCGGTATTGATGGCACCTCAGAGGCCATCAAAGAGGCAATCAAATCTGCATTCAGGTTGAGAACTAAACGTGCATTTTGGTTAGAGGATGAGGACCAGGTTGTCAGAAGTCTGGACAGGGACATGCCTTTAGGAAACTACACTCTTCACCTTGATGAAG TTGAACTTCTAATTTCAGGGTTGGCTGTGAAAATCTGCCTCTATGATGAATCTGATCACTTACCGGTACATAccgaagaaaaaatattttacattgAAGAAGATTACCGAGATTTTTTAACTCGTCGGGGCTGGACATGTCTTCGGGAGTTTGATGGGTACAGAAACATCGATACTATGGATGATCTTCGTCCTGGTGCAATATACCGCGGTATAAGTTGA
- the LOC111805231 gene encoding trihelix transcription factor GT-1-like isoform X2 — MYLSDKPRPIDIYKEEASRDMMIEVASNADHHIQPHQPQPTHQQHQMMLGDSSGEDHEVKAPKKRAETWVQDETRSLIALRREMDGLFNTSKSNKHLWEQISAKMRERGFDRSPTMCTDKWRNLLKEFKKAKHQDRGSGSAKMSYYKEIEEILKERSKSTQYKSPTPPKIDSYIQFSDKGIEDNGLTFGPVEGGRPSLNLERQLDHDGHPLAITAADAVAATGIPPWNWREAPGNDGESQAFGGRVISVKWGDYTRRIGIDGTSEAIKEAIKSAFRLRTKRAFWLEDEDQVVRSLDRDMPLGNYTLHLDEGLAVKICLYDESDHLPVHTEEKIFYIEEDYRDFLTRRGWTCLREFDGYRNIDTMDDLRPGAIYRGIS; from the exons ATGTACTTGTCTGATAAGCCTCGCCCAATCGATATTTACAAGGAAGAAGCTAGCAGAGATATGATGATCGAGGTCGCCTCCAATGCCGACCACCATATTCAACCTCATCAGCCACAGCCGACTCATCAGCAGCACCAAATGATGCTCGGCGATAGCAGTGGTGAGGATCATGAAGTCAAGGCTCCGAAGAAGCGGGCGGAGACCTGGGTTCAGGATGAGACTCGAAGCTTAATTGCCCTACGCCGGGAGATGGATGGTTTGTTCAATACCTCGAAATCCAACAAGCATTTGTGGGAGCAGATATCGGCTAAGATGAGGGAAAGGGGCTTTGATCGCTCTCCGACTATGTGTACTGACAAATGGAGGAACTTGCTCAAGGAGTTCAAGAAGGCAAAGCACCAGGATAGGGGAAGTGGCTCTGCTAAGATGTCGTATTACAAGgagattgaagaaattttgaaggaGAGAAGCAAAAGTACGCAGTACAAGAGCCCCACGCCACCCAAGATTGATTCATATATTCAATTCTCGGACAAAG GAATAGAGGATAATGGTCTAACTTTCGGACCCGTTGAAG GTGGCAGGCCTTCACTCAATCTTGAAAGACAGCTAGATCATGATGGACATCCCCTTGCCATCACAGCAGCTGATGCAGTTGCTGCAACGGGCATTCCACCTTGGAATTGGAGAGAGGCACCCGGAAATG ATGGGGAGAGTCAGGCATTTGGCGGGAGAGTAATATCAGTCAAGTGGGGGGACTACACAAGAAGAATCGGTATTGATGGCACCTCAGAGGCCATCAAAGAGGCAATCAAATCTGCATTCAGGTTGAGAACTAAACGTGCATTTTGGTTAGAGGATGAGGACCAGGTTGTCAGAAGTCTGGACAGGGACATGCCTTTAGGAAACTACACTCTTCACCTTGATGAAG GGTTGGCTGTGAAAATCTGCCTCTATGATGAATCTGATCACTTACCGGTACATAccgaagaaaaaatattttacattgAAGAAGATTACCGAGATTTTTTAACTCGTCGGGGCTGGACATGTCTTCGGGAGTTTGATGGGTACAGAAACATCGATACTATGGATGATCTTCGTCCTGGTGCAATATACCGCGGTATAAGTTGA
- the LOC111805233 gene encoding uncharacterized protein LOC111805233, with translation MATANRWLKPEVYPLFATVGVAVGICGMQLVRNITTNPEVRVTKQRRAAGVLDNFEEGEKYAEHGLRKFLRTRPPQIMPSINKFFSDPN, from the exons ATGGCCACCGCCAACAGATGGTTGAAGCCTGAG GTGTATCCTCTCTTTGCTACGGTTGGTGTGGCCGTTGGCATCTGTGGTATGCAGCTTGTTAGAAACATAACCACCAATCCTGAAGTCAG GGTTACCAAACAGAGGAGAGCTGCTGGAGTGCTTGACAACTTTGAAGAAGGTGAGAAGTATGCAGAGCATGGGCTTAGGAAGTTCCTCAGAACAAGGCCCCCTCAGATTATGCCTTCCATCAACAAATTCTTCTCAGATCCAAACTAA
- the LOC111805234 gene encoding ankycorbin-like, with translation MPPLFFPLRWESTGEQWWYATPIDWAAANGFYDVVRELLHLDTNLLIKLTSLRRIRRLETVWDDQAQFEDVAKCRSYVAKKLLLEGELKGGKSSLIRAGYGGWLLYTAASAGDLDFVMELLEKDPLLVFGEGEYGITDIFYAAARSKNCEVFRLLLEFALSLRCWPSSEDGTMEEALDKCEMEMSLAFRWEMINRAIHCAARGGNLVMMRELIGHCPDVLIYRDSQGSTILHTAAGRGQIEVVKNLVASFDIISNTDSQGNTSLHVAAYRGHLAVVEFLIHECPSLTSMSNYYGDTFLHLSVAGFKTPGFRRLDRQIELMERLIRDESMNVQEIINIRNNDGKTALHVAVTENNQCDLVELLMSVPSIDLNITDEDGLTPLELLKQQSPSPALEILIKRFISAGGVSNRSDYMATNAFFSHLKMQGIGSSPGTSFRIPDAEIFLYTGIENVSGVTRDQVDKDVDLRSDDNGEYDSVDSSDKKSISVNHTVKRLKFFLRWPKSKEKRSTRTDWIDDDCSGLFDISRNSQPKPVSLRHQYKNISCLPHNRTLPVRVMNIPPSPSTKKRFAAGLMHGVIQATPNLAVPARQRSSPFSCSPMSSPMSREDYQETTGIGGVSCSNRKVAIPKFRQDSFNRKMLMNQYFCFGAQGLAVEEPISCKRASQKNKHFGSLVA, from the exons ATGCCTCCCTTGTTTTTCCCTCTTCGGTGGGAGAGCACAGGGGAGCAATGGTGGTACGCTACGCCGATTGACTGGGCGGCGGCCAATGGGTTCTACGATGTGGTCAGAGAGCTTCTTCATTTAGACACCAATCTCCTCATCAAACTCACATCTCTCCGCCGAATCCGCCGCCTTGAAACTGTGTGGGATGACCAAGCTCAGTTTGAAGATGTGGCAAAATGCCGGTCTTATGTAGCTAAAAAACTCCTCCTCGAAGGGGAACTGAAAGGGGGCAAAAGTTCTCTCATTCGTGCTGGCTATGGCGGCTGGCTTTTGTACACAGCTGCCTCAGCTGGGGATTTAGATTTTGTAATGGAACTCCTTGAGAAAGACCCTCTCCTGGTTTTTGGAGAAGGAGAGTACGGCATTACTGACATTTTCTATGCTGCAGCCAGGAGTAAGAACTGTGAGGTTTTCAGGCTTTTGCTGGAGTTTGCTCTTTCTCTAAGGTGTTGGCCAAGCAGTGAAGATGGGACGATGGAGGAGGCATTGGATAAATGTGAGATGGAAATGTCTTTGGCTTTCAGATGGGAAATGATCAACAGGGCTATTCACTGTGCTGCTAGAGGAGGCAATTTGGTGATGATGAGAGAGCTAATTGGGCACTGTCCTGATGTTCTGATTTACAGGGATTCTCAGGGATCCACCATTCTCCATACAGCTGCTGGAAGAGGACAGATTGAG GTAGTGAAGAATCTTGTAGCTTCCTTTGATATCATCTCAAACACTGATAGTCAAGGAAACACCTCATTGCATGTGGCTGCATACAGGGGTCACTTAGCTGTGGTGGAGTTTCTGATTCATGAATGCCCCTCCCTAACATCTATGTCAAACTACTATGGGGACACTTTTCTTCATCTGTCTGTGGCTGGTTTCAAAACCCCTGGCTTTAGAAGATTAGACAGGCAGATTGAGCTCATGGAGCGTCTGATACGCGACGAGTCGATGAATGTGCAAGAGATTATCAACATCAGGAACAATGATGGAAAAACCGCGCTTCATGTGGCGGTGACAGAGAATAACCAGTGTGACCTGGTAGAGCTGCTTATGTCTGTACCATCAATAGACTTGAACATTACTGATGAGGATGGCTTGACCCCACTTGAACTCCTCAAACAACAGTCACCATCACCTGCTTTAGAGATTCTTATTAAACGATTCATTTCGGCTGGAGGCGTCTCGAATCGAAGTGATTATATGGCAACAAATGCTTTCTTTTCACATTTGAAAATGCAGGGCATTGGAAGCAGTCCTGGAACTTCTTTCAGAATTCCAGATGCAGAGATATTCCTGTACACAGGTATTGAAAATGTGTCTGGTGTAACTCGTGATCAAGTAGACAAGGACGTTGATTTACGCTCGGACGACAATGGCGAGTATGATTCAGTGGATTCATCAGACAAGAAGTCAATCTCAGTAAATCATACAGTGAAACGCCTGAAGTTCTTCCTGCGCTGGCCTAAGAGTAAAGAGAAAAGGTCAACCAGAACAGACTGGATAGATGATGATTGTTCAGGGCTGTTTGATATATCAAGAAATTCACAACCTAAACCAGTTTCACTTAGACATCAATACAAGAACATTTCATGCCTTCCACACAACAGAACACTTCCAGTTCGAGTCATGAACATTCCTCCAAGCCCATCAACCAAGAAAAGGTTTGCCGCTGGATTGATGCACGGCGTAATCCAAGCAACGCCAAATTTAGCAGTTCCAGCTAGGCAGCGTTCGAGTCCCTTTTCGTGTTCGCCCATGTCTTCTCCAATGTCAAGGGAGGATTACCAAGAAACAACTGGCATTGGTGGAGTATCTTGCTCCAACAGGAAAGTGGCAATCCCAAAATTCAGACAAGATTCCTTCAACAGAAAGATGTTGATGAACCAGTACTTCTGTTTCGGCGCACAAGGTCTCGCTGTCGAAGAACCAATCAGCTGCAAGAGGGCAAGTCAGAAGAACAAGCATTTTGGTTCCCTAGTAGCTTGA